tcaataaaaaagaaaaaggccAGTTACAACCCCATCAAATTTTCTAAGGGCCAATCACAGCCTAATGAAGCATAGAAGAGAATATTCCCCCCTCCCTATCCTTCTCCACTTTGCAGCAGCACACAACTGTTACACATCCCATGCTGCTCCCCACATACATGAAATTTAGTAATTTACATCAATGGCACAAAGTCGTTTGTAACGAAAAGGACAGGGTATAAACAAATTAGAGAATCAGGACAGAATCAGCTCTCAAATTGCATGCCCCCCTGTTAGCCTGAAATTCTAAAAATAGGCAACCAAGCAGGAGGCCAATCCAATGGTTGATTTCAAAGAAATGAGATCAAAATGACATGGAAAGTACTGGAGTCTCATTGGAACCAGGCAGGAGATGCTGCTATAAAATATGCCAGGAATCATAAAACCACTGCACAATCCCTTTCAAGTTATAATTTCTGTGGTCATTAACTTATCCAATCAAGAATTTGAAGATGTCACTCAGTGTAACAATGCCTTCAACACGTCTACTGCCTGCTTCCACAATAATAAGCCGTCTAACACCTGAAATCCCAGGATTGAGGGCCATTAATTTGATGAAGGGATTTTCTGAAAGGCACCACTTgaatttttaaagaattttaaattaCCTGGGTTTGCCAACCGTTCCATCACTTTATGCAATGTATCAGAACGCAAACACATCTGAAATCTTTGATTTAGTCTCTCATTTGGAGAATAGGAGTCTTGTCCCAATTGCAAAGCCTAATCAATCGAAATAATAACAGTAATAAACATATGCCCCAATATCAGCACGATGCCAAGCACATTCCCAATTTTAAACTGCATTTTTAAATATGATAGAATAAAAAAATTCATCATAAACAATGcttaataattcaaataaattcacAAAGCCAGATTCAAACAGTGGAATTAAATCTTGATGCCATGTCTATGAAGTGATACTGATTCACAATGTCCAACCAGTAGTTGCATTCTAAGGTTTTTTCATGCGCTCTCCCATGTTTAAGTTTGCAATCTGAAATTTAAGAATTCCCCAGTAAAATCGCTTCTTGTAAAACCTAAGGTCCTTGTAAAACCTAAGGTCCTTGTTCCTGTTGGAAGACTGCTCATACTCTAAGGTGGGTACCTGCCGATGCTGACCTAAAATCTTTCAAATATAGAGACTCTAAAGGGTATTGCCATTCAGCTCAATTAAACTAAATAAAATCCACATTGCGCAACAAGCCAACGAGTTGTTCTACAAATTTAAGTTATTGCTTTCAATTAACAAATATGAACTGGCACAGTGAACATCTTCAAGGGAATGAAAAGTAAGAGGGGAAGAAGGATCAATACCTGATGAACAGTCATTTCATTAATATTGATATGTGTATAAATTCTATCTTTCGCCAAAGCAGTTATATCActgtttaaaacaataacatttaTTCTCAAAATCAAAAAATAGTTCCAAAATGAGCTCTTAATACAGTCATATTACACCCAGAAGAACTACTAACCTCCGACAATATATATCTAGCAAGGAGTCGTTATCATCGACTATTGGTATTGAACTTACTTGAGCTGCAAATACAAGGAAATACATTGGAATAAGGATTCACATAAAATGAAGAGTGGCAGTAGGCATATTATTACTGATGATACCATAAAAGGCCAATCCTTGACACAATGACATGTGTAGTCCTGTTCACTAAACTAAACATCTAAGGAAACTAGCTGAGTAGTAAAGTCTCTCAGCACCATACCAATAACCTAAGACCAAATCCTGCTTAGATGAGGTACGATGGTACCTACGCAAAATTTCGTTCGCTAGTAGCTGGACCAAGGAGAGTGTGAACAATAAAATGGTAGgtgaaatgaaaatgaaaattacaGAACTCTCATCTTATTAAAGCATGTGATTTCATAGTTCCAGATCTGTTGGAGCATTTATACATTTGATATAAATTCCAGATATGCCACACAGCCCACACTTATTCGGTCATCAATCTTGTGTGCTATTTTGCTGATGAACCTCAATAAAATCCCAAACTGCTTGTTAAAGCTACAGCTAAGAACTTCCCCCCTAATGCTTAGAAACCACAAGCAAACTGATACCACATCTAATGCTTGCAATTTGCCAAGGAAAAGGGACAGGTCATATGTTGTATCTAACCAACTTGCCTCCACCATTGACCATTAATGAGAAACAGAAAAAGGTCCTAGCAGAAAGTTTTGCACAATTTTCACTTTTGTAACTCCACAAGGCTTATTGTGACCTTAGAAGCCTAACACCCACTTACCAACGTGCAACCTCCAATGCATGCGGTATGAAAGCTTACCATCATAATTAGTCAATTCTTGATATTGGCAAAAGAACTTCAAGGTGCTTACTAGAAAAAGTTACGACTCATTATCATTAAAAATCAACTTCATCTTTATCATGAAACACCCGCTTCTCCCTGGATAATCAATTTTCCTTTTCATGAACTTGATAGAAACAAGAAGCATACCTTGAATCAACAGGTTTAAAGCTGAACCAAGTGAAGCGCTTGGTCTCAACATTGCCAAAGGGCGTCTGTTAGATTCTCCGATCTTTGGAACCCATGTACCCACTGGAAGTGCACAAATTGGCAGTTGAAGTATAGGCAAGGTGCCAGAACAATGTCTAAAATATCTGCAAATACCTGGAAATTAATCTCCCTTGGTTAGTAATAACACCCATGCAACTGTTCAGCAAGCCAACCAAGAGACTTACATTTAAGTATTCCAGAAAGTGAAGCAAGATGCAGTAGCTGCGGAAATGAACCATCTTCTGAAGATGAATGGATAATGGGAATTGTAGCCACCTCTTTTTGCAATATTCTCAAAGCAACCTCTTTCAAATTATCATATGGCCCAGCCTAACACAATCAACAAACTGCCCAGTCAATTTACAGAAGCCACCCATGCctaacttttattttattattattattattgtaaatcATACAGACATTATCACTGATGCTGAGTTCCACAAGTTAGAGCAATACAAACAAACCAATAAATGAAGCACAAGGAATAATCACAACCATGAATATGAATATGAGTTGTGCATTTAAACAGAGGCTACAAGTACACCATAAACCCACTCACATGGATGAGACGTCTAGAAAATGCCCTCCCATGCCCATCAATTTGTCTATTCAGATATGCTTTTCCCTCTTTCCAGGCAGATATGGTGtgtgtatcaagctcttcctctgTCAAATTTGATCCATGATTTCCAAGCTGCAAGTAGACGGTGACTCAGCATTAACAGAAACACATAACATTACAATCAAAGGCCTTTTCCCATTGTAGAATCCATTAGTAAAACATTAAGCAAGTAGAAGTAGCCCAGTATACATGATAATATCTCACAAAACCATCAAGTACATTTTTGTTTCATTCTAAAACCAAAAATTCCAAAGGAAAACAATTTCCAAGATCAACATGTGGTGGAAACAACGGAGAAATTCTTCAAATCTAGCTTTTGCTCCAAAACAGTTACGTTcaaatttcttgtatctcagtaacTATCATAACATATGATTATGTGAAGAACAATTCCTTGAAATATTAATTGGCAATTTTTTTCTTGCACAATCTATATCCTGGTAATACAGGATACTTGGCAACTTGAAAACCAATGCATGTAAGTTTGAGCAATATGGATGAACAAACAGAGATATTTGCACATAGAATACTCACCAATAAAAGACACTTTAATTTGACATGCACATACCTCtctcaaaattaaaatgaaatccaATGCACTAAGCACTCCAACAAACTGGCCCTTGCTGAAGTCCCAAAGAGGAGCCACAGGAATTCCCTGGAAACAAACAGCTTACATCAGAAAATATGCACACCCAAGTTATCATCAGCAACAATAAAGTATGCATGAATGCCACCACTCATCACCATGTGAAAAATGATAACATGACAAACCCCACACAAACATCCTAGCTGAAGGTGGCTCTGAGAACTAATGAAATAAGTTATCAATCCATTCTAAAACAATAAACAAATGGTCATACTACATGAGTGGTCTGGAGTGGACTCCATTATTACATTATGTCTGCTACTATTTCAGTAGCACTTTAGTTTTGACAACAATGTTTCACTTGCAATACAAAGAGTACTTTGAGAATGCAAATCATAGATTGTTTAAATTTGCATAGTATGCATGCTTACTCCtccaaatataaatatatgaggtTCAGCAAAGAGAGGAAAAAATTTTCCCCCCTTTTCTTCGCATGGCCTCTCAATTCAGAATATGTGACAAGAAGCTCAACTAAAGTAGGTCCGAAGACACTCAACAAGATTCTAAGGCTAAGGAAAAAGTAAATTACATACCTGCTCATACAAAATATGAAATGCTTGCTTTACTGGCAAATCAATATCCAAAGCAACAACCTGTGTGCTACATGTACTAAATTAGGAGAATAAGGAAGAAATTTGCAGAAATCAAGTTCAAATAACCCAAAAGGAGTCTCATAATAAAGAACACAGGCAAAAGATCCAAACCTTGCCTGACTTGGGAAGTAACTTGTATGTGGTGTGAGTTGACAAAAATACAGAAATGTGGTGACGAGACACCTGTAAGTCAGCCTCTGATATCCTTGGTGACATGTCACTTGTTGTACTATCTGATACATGGACCTGCAATGTAAATCACATCCCAATTACACCAAGTAACATGGAAAAGGGAAAATGTTTTTAGTGAAAATTAAACAAATGCAATCTAACAACAGTTTCTGACAagggaaaaattaaagaaaataatatgcaatatgagGATTCTCAACTTTTTATGATGGATTACAAAGCTCTATAtccgtattattattattattatttaaaaaaaaatatatgcatATCATTGTCAGCGAATAAAAATTCCAATAATCTTATTTTTCGAACTGCTAAAAGACCACCAATGAAACACAGTGCAATTTCAGGCAGTCACAGTAGAAGTGTATCTCACCACACGTCTAAAGGTCTCATTATCCATTTCCCTGCCAGATCCCAATGCCATCTCTGGACCTATGATCGGATTGTAATTGGCTTCCCCAGTGAACAGGACAGTGTTCACTACCCCATATTCACTTGTTGAGCAAGGTTGGCACTCGTCATGCTTCCATTCTCCATCAACCAAAAATTTATACTATATCAAAAATATCTTGGTATATCAATATGACATAAAACAACCATACATGCTATGTAATAATGACATAAAACAATGGATTGCAGCCTATCTTATTCAAGTCAAATGTTTTGAAAGGTTTGATGAATGGAAAATATTCCAAGTACTTTGAACATCTGATCTGCAGTGCTGATCAAAGGTTGCACATGtactttgaaataaaacctatCCATCTCACCATGCATTTATGAAAGTGACAATATACACCAAGTATGTCTCTTTAACCATATTGTTGGAGAAATCAATTGCCATGAACTCCCTCCAATTCTAAGTCAACGCAATTTTTTTCCCTCCTCTTCACTCTCACACTAGACCACAGCACGAAGACTGAGGAGAAATCAACATCtcaataaatagataaataaattcaACAGTGCATGTCATATAAACACCAAAAAAAATGTGACAATGATAATGATAATCATAATAATTCTCAATTATCAAAATCACAACAAACTAAAACCCACCTGGTGATAACCGGGTGTTATACTGCAAATGGCCTGAAATACTGCAGGGCTGCCTTCCATGGGCAACATAGGCACGAGCCTAGTCCATCTTCACAATAAAAGGACAACCAATCAATTAAAGCCATCGCGTATAGTACAACCAAATATGAATTATAAAAGAAGGTACATGCTTAAACgaacaaaaaaattttttttaaaaaatcactaTTACCTATCAAAACTACCGCTCAGAAATACACTTCGACCCCCGTGAGGCCACACAAACCGCATTAATACTGTGCCCGCAACTCCACCACCAGCTTCTCTGGCAGAATCCATACCCGGTACAAACATTATTTCTCcccaattttataaataatttcccAAAAATCCCTTCCAAGTAAGCTCCTTCAGTTCATTCACTGCAAAACAAATTCAAACCATTAAATTCCTCTCATCAAGCCACTTACAGAGctttttctgaaaaaaaaaatcccaccTTAATTATACTAGtatatttctataaaaaaaaataataataaaccaTCACCAATTAGCAACTATTCTGAGCATACCTACACACAAAATTGTACCGCTAGAAACCCTAGAAACCAATCGAAGAAGCGAGTCTTAGCTCCCAAATTAGGAATATGAAAATCTAATGAAAAATGGGCGTGAACTTGGTTACAAATAATCGAAACCTAAAGAGAATGCTAAAATGAATAATACAAATTAAAGGAAGAACttaaaataataatgatgatAATGATGGCGAATGGGGTTAAGATCGAGAAACGAAGCGATACGATCGAATCtaatttccaaaccctaataaaaatatgagggaaaaaaaataaaagacagAAACTTTGATGGAGACGCTTTTGAATCATTATATTCCATTTCCATGAAgcggaaaataaaataaaataaaataaaataaaataagtccACGGGTTCGTAAAAAATAATGGGCGTTTTGTTTGGGCAGGTTTTTCTCGAAtgggaataatttttttttagttgaTTGATTTAGttataattgataattaatagttaataattattattattggttaatattgaatatttgataataattaatttatgttgtattagaaattttatttatgaattttatttttaatttattaaaataatttttaaattttaattttaaatatattataataaatttttaaattaaaaaaaaagaaattattttttttctaaaaaaaatgaaattattatgaGATAAAGTTGAAGGACCTATTATAAAAATTACCCGCGGAATTGTTTGTGTAGGTAAAACTGTGAAAAGTAAGCGCAGAATGACGTGACGTCTTTCGTTTTGCCtctgaataaattatttttatattatgttataatttatatttaattttttatattttataattaaaaatatcttTACATTgtaatttagaaattaaaaaaatggttagtaataataataaattaaaaacctttaaatataaaaatgttggtaattataaaacttaaggataaaataataatttattttattaaatattgaaatattttattattaattaaaaataaataaaaatatataataaattttttaaaatataaaaatttaagcattcattataatataatatattaaaaaaataattaactggCAATTTTGGTATCTTTTAACACGTGCGGCTGATCCCAAGCGGAGACAAGTGGGGACCACCCaaattctttgtttttttttttttttaaggctaTCATTTAATATTATAGTTTTATTTGGAAAATCAGTATGTTCTCTATATTGGTTCTTCAttcttttaattgtttttaaataatttttctttctatattttcattatatatttatttcattattagaATGATCAATTaggtaatttttaaatttaactattacaaaatatagtaatttttaaatttaactattataaaatatattatacaaatttttttatatatttataagatATCTTTCCGTCTTCATTTTATgattgataaaaaattattttttcttgagCATTAAACGTGCAAAGTGAGACTCTCCCTAGCCTGTGAATTTCATAAATTGAACACTTAACTAATCTATGAGTGTAGTGTACATTCATAATTATACTAACCCACTTGAATTATATTAtacaattttattaaatttagtcaaatttttatattttatcaatatATAATTATGCAAAACTATGGATAAGTACTTGAATTTGTCATTTAATTACGAGAAATGATGATAATTTGCATTTACATTTTGATTTCTCTAAGCATATGttaaaaatgtcacaccttactcctctgtaaggcatcacatgatcccgtagaatacctaatgaattaccgcacttcacctaccgataactcattaagtaccctacaagggattttaaaacaattttcttatttttgataagtggtgagcattttctaataagtacttaaaatatGTAGTTAaactaaaactagttaatatttttcttatctttgacaagtggtgagtatttctaataagtattaaaaacaattagttgaaattaaaactaattaatatttttggccattttagtattccgcaaattttataaaaattttgacagagttttctctgtattttgagaaaaccgttcttcgaatacctgtaaaaagcacttctaaaagtttttctcaaccactacttcggtttcacaatcaaactcagtcaatttctcaaaattcacaagttcaatagttctcaaaatactgtcaatcaatatcattcatattcattaaaaacaaaataatttatacgcaaccttacaaatttatatcaaaagaaacataaactaaattatacaaatttgtgtacaagctgctcaagacctaatgatcccgtagaatacttaataaactaccgcacttcacctaccgataactcattaagtaccctacaagggattttaaaacaattttcttatttttgataagtggtgagcattttctaataagtacttaaaatatGTAGTTAaactaaaactagttaatatttttcttatctttgacaagtggtgagcatttctaataagtattgaaaacatttagttgaaattaaaactaattaatatttttggccattttagttttccgcaaattttataaaaattttgacagagtttcctctgtattttgagaaaaccattcttcgaatacctgtaaaaagcacttctaaaagtttttctcaaccactaattcggtttcacaatcaaactcagtcaatttctcaaaattcacaagttcaatagttctcaaaatactgtcaatcaatatcattcatattcattaaaaacaaaataatttatacgcaaccttacaaatttatatcaaaagaaacataaactaaatcatacaaatttgtgtacaagctgctcaagacccatttttacatgtccatacatttatgtgcaatatatacatcaaaagaagtatttacagttagggtataaattatacccgaaggcttcaagctgatgacttcacacacttcagcagctcagtctgctgctcctctagtctctgtatctgcgacagcaataaaagctatcgctgagtactaggactcagtggtgcacaatatactaaaataatctttatgcaaagcttaaagcacattcattcaaaaatttggctaaacatgaaaattaaatacaatcatgcattgtgagattttatatgtaaaccaagttcatttcaaagtatcaaaacacatttcataaaacccacagttagatcacgccattcgaaacaaatagaatctcaatagccagaggctaaagagaaatcatatcacaaggctagctagctcaaatatatggatatctattcacatcctcttctactagcacacctcaacacttctccagagaaggaatcaaaattcaaaactaattacccccactagtcgtgctagtgaggtgttcaaatatgtggtcatgacactgtgatttcaaaacttatcttaacaatttgctaaacattgtcttttcaaatatacataataactttcaacaatttagatcaaacatcataagaatgccataatccgatatttcatattattcaaaacgatatgcaaaagatgattataaaagtatatgttgtgcacaaacctcaaacgagtcgtcccttagcctcgactcggttccttgggttccttcccgatattcttttcaactgaaacacacaattttacaatgtttcagtactaaaacttaacacagatccaaaataaatttagcttcataattacctagctctaacgtgctaaattcgacgttctttaaattttgtgtttcgggttactattcactgcactattaaagtcaaataattgactttctaagaattaataggtatggaaactccaacttcacccacataccacattttggtcattaaacttgttggttttggtcattttctcaaagcttaggtcattttggcaaaattgcaaattttcggttttggttctccgaagttgcactattccattggtcgatctactgttggaatttaacaaaacttccttcatataaaatgttccttattgtcttaagtgtattctcattttttgatcacctcaatcggagttttgtagctcaagttatggccaaaataagtttactgttcacgtgtactgttcatactggtattttgggttctggcagattttgatccaactttggtcagtaatttgattaagttaagttcataatttggtctaactttcttcatatgaaatgttctactatgtcttaggtttccatcggttcaagaatcgcctaaatccgagttttctagagggaattatagccatccaaacattgctgctcactgaaaattctgcagagttgcagatttagtaacctaactttgctcaataattagaatgggttaatggcataatttggggtgatgttcttcatgaaagttttatatctatatgccctctaacccctggccaaatttcaggtcaatttgacctgtctaactcgagttatgaccaaatgaacagttactattcatttggtcagtttagtgcagtagcagcctgcaatcaattcactttggtcaattgtttcaccaagttttggtcagttttttgccatggttccttaatgaaaattgtgctcttttatgtctattttcatctccaattggtggcatatcaattggacttgtaaaatttgagttttggtccttcaaagtgggtttggtcatgctgccaaagaagatgaccattaacctacgaatttggtttgatTTCCTACCATTCTcacacaatccatttggtcataattgaccattatttcacttcacaataggtcaaacatgccatttatgcatttctccaaattttgattcataaaccctagcttccaaaccctaattacactaaaatgttgtatttattcacatttaagcatttcaatcttactatcactttcatacaaacttactaacacatttaattcattcaaaatgcatcaaactctcccacatccatggctggctgaaattccctttggtcctctacaaatgttttcttttgattttaattaaatttctagattactcaaaccacaaagataaccaataaactaaaatttgcaatttagcttgcttacctcacttgaaattcctcttcctcaattttcttctttttttttttctttcctaatcttgctcaaacttcctttcaagggaaatcaacaaggtttaaggttggtaaataaaatttctaggttgggatttagaggatttatggaaaggaaccaagaattccaagcttttcttgcttaaaaatggtggaacaaaataagaagagagggagaggagagagctacgggaaaagcaaaagaagaagcaaaaaaaaatgtttttgaatttttatttctccgattttatttgacagttaggtcagaagtcagctctcggggtcaattgaccaatttgcccctcgccggttcatcccggtttgcaaataatccaatatttcttttggctctctgacctaattatttgactggcttaatagttctttttcgtgattttctctttttcactatgttcataagggtcctaaggacccagcgtcactttttacggttcgaaatttgagtttaaaacgacttcgcagtcgttcccgaggaggtcactcatcgctgtgactctcggctcgtttaacttcttatgttctgtttttcttatttatagtcaataattaaacattactaattatttgtgtttatggcttcttaagttgtcttaagtgtggtcctaatccccttaattgtccgaaccgacaccggtcaccggaacagtgaaatctaccaggctatgcaaccgggggtgttacaaaaaatctATGAGTAGTAATTCGAATTGGTAAGTCGTACTCATATCCA
The Hevea brasiliensis isolate MT/VB/25A 57/8 chromosome 15, ASM3005281v1, whole genome shotgun sequence genome window above contains:
- the LOC110631449 gene encoding sucrose nonfermenting 4-like protein isoform X1 — its product is MFVPGMDSAREAGGGVAGTVLMRFVWPHGGRSVFLSGSFDRWTRLVPMLPMEGSPAVFQAICSITPGYHQYKFLVDGEWKHDECQPCSTSEYGVVNTVLFTGEANYNPIIGPEMALGSGREMDNETFRRVVHVSDSTTSDMSPRISEADLQVSRHHISVFLSTHTTYKLLPKSGKVVALDIDLPVKQAFHILYEQGIPVAPLWDFSKGQFVGVLSALDFILILRELGNHGSNLTEEELDTHTISAWKEGKAYLNRQIDGHGRAFSRRLIHAGPYDNLKEVALRILQKEVATIPIIHSSSEDGSFPQLLHLASLSGILKCICRYFRHCSGTLPILQLPICALPVGTWVPKIGESNRRPLAMLRPSASLGSALNLLIQAQVSSIPIVDDNDSLLDIYCRSDITALAKDRIYTHININEMTVHQALQLGQDSYSPNERLNQRFQMCLRSDTLHKVMERLANPGVRRLIIVEAGSRRVEGIVTLSDIFKFLIG
- the LOC110631449 gene encoding sucrose nonfermenting 4-like protein isoform X3, with protein sequence MFVPGMDSAREAGGGVAGTVLMRFVWPHGGRSVFLSGSFDRWTRLVPMLPMEGSPAVFQAICSITPGYHQVHVSDSTTSDMSPRISEADLQVSRHHISVFLSTHTTYKLLPKSGKVVALDIDLPVKQAFHILYEQGIPVAPLWDFSKGQFVGVLSALDFILILRELGNHGSNLTEEELDTHTISAWKEGKAYLNRQIDGHGRAFSRRLIHAGPYDNLKEVALRILQKEVATIPIIHSSSEDGSFPQLLHLASLSGILKCICRYFRHCSGTLPILQLPICALPVGTWVPKIGESNRRPLAMLRPSASLGSALNLLIQAQVSSIPIVDDNDSLLDIYCRSDITALAKDRIYTHININEMTVHQALQLGQDSYSPNERLNQRFQMCLRSDTLHKVMERLANPGVRRLIIVEAGSRRVEGIVTLSDIFKFLIG
- the LOC110631449 gene encoding sucrose nonfermenting 4-like protein isoform X2 is translated as MFVPGMDSAREAGGGVAGTVLMRFVWPHGGRSVFLSGSFDRWTRLVPMLPMEGSPAVFQAICSITPGYHQYKFLVDGEWKHDECQPCSTSEYGVVNTVLFTGEANYNPIIGPEMALGSGREMDNETFRRVVHVSDSTTSDMSPRISEADLQVSRHHISVFLSTHTTYKLLPKSGKGIPVAPLWDFSKGQFVGVLSALDFILILRELGNHGSNLTEEELDTHTISAWKEGKAYLNRQIDGHGRAFSRRLIHAGPYDNLKEVALRILQKEVATIPIIHSSSEDGSFPQLLHLASLSGILKCICRYFRHCSGTLPILQLPICALPVGTWVPKIGESNRRPLAMLRPSASLGSALNLLIQAQVSSIPIVDDNDSLLDIYCRSDITALAKDRIYTHININEMTVHQALQLGQDSYSPNERLNQRFQMCLRSDTLHKVMERLANPGVRRLIIVEAGSRRVEGIVTLSDIFKFLIG